One segment of Mastomys coucha isolate ucsf_1 unplaced genomic scaffold, UCSF_Mcou_1 pScaffold23, whole genome shotgun sequence DNA contains the following:
- the Scap gene encoding sterol regulatory element-binding protein cleavage-activating protein has product MTLTERLREKISQAFYNHGLLCASYPIPIILFTGLCILACCYPLLKLPLPGTGPVEFSTPVKGYSPPPSDSDHKQGEPSEQPEWYVGAPVAYIQQIFVKSSVTPWHRNLLAVDVFRSPLSRAFQLVEEIRNHVLRDSSGTKSLEEVCLQVTDLLPGLRKLRSLLPEHGCLLLSPGNFWQNDWEKFHADPDIIGTIHQHEPKTLQTSATLKDLLFGVPGKYSGVSLYTRKTMVSYTITLVFQRYHAKFLSSLRARLMLLHPSPNCSLRAENLVHVHFKEEIGIAELIPLVTTYIILFAYIYFSTRKIDMVKSKWGLALAAVVTVLSSLLMSVGLCTLFGLTPTLNGGEIFPYLVVVIGLENVLVLTKSVVSTPVDLEVKLRIAQGLSSESWSIMKNMATELGIILIGYFTLVPAIQEFCLFAVVGLVSDFFLQMLFFTTVLSIDIRRMELADLNKRLPPESCLPSAKPVGRPARYERQLAVRPSTPHTITLQPSSFRNLRLPKRLRVIYFLARTRLAQRLIMAGTVVWIGILVYTDPAGLRTYLAAQVTEQSPLGEGSLGPMPVPSGVLPASHPDPAFSIFPPDAPKLPENQTLPGELPEHAVPAEGIHDSRAPEVTWGPEDEELWRKLSFRHWPTLFNYYNITLAKRYISLLPVIPVTLHLNPREALEGRHPQDGRSAWAPPEPLPAGLWEAGPKGPGGTQSHGDITLYKVAALGLAAGIVLVLLLLCLYRVLCPRNYGQPGGGPGRRRRGELPCDDYGYAPPETEIVPLVLRGHLMDIECLASDGMLLVSCCLAGQVCVWDAQTGDCLTRIPRPGPRRDSCGGGAFEAQENWERLSDGGKASPEEPGDSPPLRRRPRGPPPPSLFGDQPDLTCLIDTNFSVQLPPESTQPEPRHRVGCGRSRDCGYDFSRLVQRVYQEEGLAAVHMPALRPPSPGPPLPQASQEEGPAPEKGSPPLAWTPSTAGSIWSLELQGNLIVVGRSSGRLEVWDAIEGVLCCSNEEISSGITSLVFLDRRIVAARLNGSLDFFSLETHTSLSPLQFRGTPGRGSSPSSSVYSSSNSVACHRTHTVPCAHQKPITALRAAAGRLVTGSQDHTLRVFRLEDSFCLFTRQGHSGAITTVYIDQTMVLASGGQDGAICLWDVLTGSRVSQTFAHRGDVTSLTCTTSCVISSGLDDFINIWDRSTGIKLYSIQQDLGCGASLGVISDNLLVTGGQGCVSFWDLNYGDLLQTVYLGKNSEAQPARQILVLDNAAIVCNFGSELSLVYVPSVLEKLD; this is encoded by the exons atgaccctgactGAAAGGCTTCGTGAGAAGATATCTCAGGCCTTCTACAACCATGGGCTGCTCTGTGCATCCTACCCCATTCCCATCATCCTCTTCACAGGACTCTGCATCTTAGCCTGCTG CTACCCGCTGCTGAAGCTCCCCTTGCCTGGAACGGGACCCGTGGAATTCTCCACGCCTGTGAAGGGTTACTCGCCCCCGCCTTCGGACTCTGACCACAAACAAGGAGAGCCCAGTGAGCAACCAGAGTGG TATGTGGGTGCCCCCGTGGCATACATCCAGCAGATATTTGTGAAGTCATCAGTGACTCCCTGGCACAGAAATCTTCTGGCGGTAGATGTGTTCCGGTCACCTCTGTCCAGAGCTTTCCAACTGGTGGAAGAGATCCGGAACCACGTGCTGAGAGACAG CTCAGGGACCAAGAGCCTGGAAGAGGTTTGCCTGCAGGTGACAGACCTGCTGCCAGGCCTCAGGAAGCTCCGGAGCCTACTTCCTGAACATGGCTGCCTGCTGCTGTCCCCTGGGAACTTCTGGCAGAATGACTGGGAAAAATTTCATGCTGACCCTGACATCATTGGGACCATCCACCAGCATGAGCCCAAAACTCTACAGACATCAGCCACACTTAAAG ACTTGCTGTTTGGTGTTCCTGGGAAGTACAGTGGGGTGAGCCTCTACACGAGGAAGACGATGGTCTCATACACCATCACCCTGGTCTTCCAGCGCTACCATGCCAA GTTTCTGAGCAGCCTGCGTGCCCGGCTCATGCTTCTGCATCCCAGCCCCAACTGCAGCCTCCGAGCAGAGAACCTGGTCCATGTGCACTTCAAAGAGGAGATTGGCATTGCTGAGCTCATCCCCCTCGTGACCACCTACATCATCCTGTTTGCCTACATCTACTTCTCCACAC GCAAGATCGACatggtcaagtccaagtggggcCTCGCCCTGGCAGCCGTGGTCACAGTACTTAGCTCCCTGCTCATGTCTGTGGGCCTCTGCACTCTCTTCGGCCTGACACCCACACTCAATGGCGG CGAGATTTTCCCCTACCTGGTGGTGGTCATTGGGCTAGAGAACGTGCTGGTGCTCACCAAGTCGGTGGTCTCCACTCCAGTGGACCTTGAGGTGAAGCTTCGGATCGCACAAG GCTTAAGTAGTGAGAGCTGGTCCATCATGAAGAACATGGCGACTGAACTGGGCATCATCCTTATTGGCTACTTCACCCTTGTGCCCGCCATCCAA GAGTTCTGCCTCTTTGCTGTTGTGGGCCTGGTGTCTGACTTCTTCCTCCAGATGCTGTTCTTCACCACTGTCCTGTCAATCGACATTCGCCGGATGGAG CTAGCCGACCTGAACAAGCGGCTGCCCCCAGAATCCTGCCTGCCCTCAGCCAAGCCTGTCGGGAGGCCAGCACGATATGAGAGACAGCTAGCTGTACGGCcatccacaccacacaccattACATTGCAACCATCTTCCTTCCGAAACCTGCGGCTTCCCAAAAGGCTGCGTGTCATCTACTTCCTGGCCCGTACTCGCCTGGCACAGCGCCTCATCATG GCTGGTACCGTTGTCTGGATTGGCATCCTGGTATACACAGACCCGGCAGGGCTACGCACCTACCTTGCTGCCCAGGTGACAGAGCAAAGCCCACTGGGTGAGGGTTCCCTGGGCCCCATGCCTGTGCCTAGTGGAGTACTGCCTGCCAGCCACCCGGACCCTGCATTCTCCATCTTCCCACCTGATGCTCCTAAACTGCCAGAGAACCAGACATTGCCAGGTGAGCTGCCTGAGCATGCCGTTCCAGCAGAGGGTATCCATGACAGCCGAGCCCCAGAGGTAACTTGGGGGCCTGAGGATGAGGAGCTGTGGAGGAAATTGTCCTTCCGCCACTGGCCCACACTCTTCAACTACTACAACATCACACTGGCCAAAAG GTACATCAGCCTGCTGCCCGTCATCCCTGTCACACTACACCTGAATCCACGGGAGGCTCTGGAGGGGCGACACCCTCAGGATGGTCGCAGTGCCTGGGCCCCACCAGAGCCTTTGCCTGCTGGCCTCTGGGAGGCCGGACCTAAGGGGCCAGGCGGAACACAGAGCCATGGTGACATTACCTTGTACAA GGTGGCCGCACTTGGCCTGGCAGCGGGCATCGTCctagtgctgctgctgctctgcctcTACCGGGTGCTCTGCCCGCGGAACTATGGGCAGCCGGGTGGTGGCCCCGGCAGACGGAGGCGCGGGGAGCTGCCTTGCGATGACTACGGCTACGCACCGCCTGAGACAGAGATAGTGCCGCTGGTGCTGCGAGGTCACCTCATG GACATCGAGTGTCTGGCTAGCGATGGGATGCTACTAGTGAGCTGCTGCCTGGCGGGCCAAGTCTGCGTGTGGGATGCACAGACCGGGGACTGCCTCACACGGATCCCGCGCCCTGG GCCACGCCGGGATAGCTGCGGAGGTGGAGCTTTTGAAGCTCAGGAGAACTGGGAAAGGCTGTCAGACGGAGGCAAAGCTAGCCCGGAAGAGCCTGGAGACAGCCCTCCGCTGCGACGCCGCCCCCGAGGGCCTCCACCGCCTTCCCTCTTTGGGGACCAGCCAGACCTCACTTGCTTAATCGACACCAACTTCTCGGTGCAGCTGCCCCCGGAGTCCACTCAGCCCGAGCCTCGGCACCGGGTGGGCTGCGGCCGCTCTAGAGACTGTGGTTATGACTTCAGCCGTCTAGTGCAGCGTGTGTACCAGGAGGAAGGCCTGGCTGCTGTGCACATGCCGGCCCTGCGCCCACCCTCCCCTGGACCTCCCTTGCCCCAGGCCTCTCAAGAAGAGGGGCCTGCTCCCGAGAAGGGCTCCCCTCCTCTGGCCTGGACCCCCAGCACAGCCGGTTCCATCTGGAGCTTAGAGTTGCAAGGCAATCTCATCGTGGTTGGGCGGAGCAGCGGCCGGCTGGAG GTGTGGGATGCCATTGAGGGGGTGCTCTGCTGCAGCAATGAGGAGATCTCCTCAGGCATCACATCCCTTGTCTTCTTGGACAGGAG GATTGTAGCTGCTCGGCTTAACGGTtcccttgatttcttttccttggaGACCCACACTTCCCTCAGCCCCCTGCAGTTCAGAG GGACCCCAGGGAGAGGCAGTTCTCCTTCCTCGTCTGTGTACAGCAGCAGCAACTCAGTGGCCTGTCATCGGACCCACACAGTGCCCTGTGCACACCAGAAACCCATCACAGCCCTGAGAGCTGCTGCCGGGCGCCTGGTGACAGGAAGCCAAGACCATACTCTAAGA GTCTTCCGACTGGAGGATTCCTTTTGCCTCTTTACCCGGCAGGGCCACTCGGGGGCAATCACAACTGTGTACATTGATCAG ACCATGGTGCTGGCCAGTGGAGGACAAGATGGAGCCATCTGCCTGTGGGATGTACTAACAGGCAGCCGGGTCAGCCAAACATTTGCTCACCGTGGAGATGTTACCTCCCTCACCTGTACCACTTCCTGTGTCATCAGTAGTGGCCTGGATGACTTCATCAATATCTGGGACCGCAGCACAGGCATCAAGCTGTACTCCATTCAGCAG GATCTGGGCTGTGGTGCAAGCTTGGGTGTCATCTCAGATAACCTTCTGGTGACCGGCGGCCAGGGCTGTGTCTCCTTTTGGGACCTAAACTATGGGGACCTGTTACAGACAGTCTACTTGGGCAAGAACAGTGAAGCCCAGCCTGCCCGGCAGATTTTGGTGCTGGACAATGCTGCCATTGTCTGCAACTTTGGCAGTGAGCTCAGCCTAGTGTATGTGCCCTCTGTGCTGGAGAAACTGGACTGA